One stretch of Phycisphaerae bacterium DNA includes these proteins:
- a CDS encoding histone deacetylase has product MAHTGLVLSERYEDHDTGPHHPEAPERVRTIRLRMRESGLADAALLIDPRPADPSVIDPVHPPEYVSRLRHACEMRAGFIDTPECPVCDETYEIALMAVGGLLQAVDAVMEGRIRNAFCAVRPPGHHAERRRAMGFCYLNNIAIAAEYLRSHHGLSRVAIVDFDVHHGNGTQHQFERDPNVFFCSIHQDPNTLYPGSGFEWERGQGDAVGTTLNVPMAAGSGDAEYKRAFEEVILPAVADFKPEFILVSAGFDGHRGDPLAYIQLSTACYHWMTHRLVELAGEVARHRLVSTLEGGYNLDALADSTQAHVEALMNG; this is encoded by the coding sequence ATGGCACATACCGGCTTGGTACTCTCGGAACGGTACGAAGATCATGACACCGGTCCGCACCATCCGGAGGCGCCTGAGCGGGTGCGGACCATTCGCTTGCGGATGCGGGAAAGCGGTCTGGCGGATGCGGCTTTGCTCATCGACCCCAGGCCGGCCGACCCTTCGGTGATCGATCCCGTTCATCCTCCCGAATACGTGTCCAGGCTCCGGCACGCCTGCGAGATGCGGGCGGGCTTTATCGACACGCCCGAGTGTCCCGTCTGCGACGAAACGTATGAGATTGCGCTGATGGCCGTGGGGGGATTGCTGCAGGCGGTCGACGCGGTGATGGAGGGACGTATTCGCAATGCTTTCTGCGCGGTTCGGCCGCCGGGTCATCACGCGGAGCGGCGCCGGGCGATGGGTTTCTGCTATCTCAATAACATCGCGATTGCCGCGGAGTACTTGCGATCTCATCATGGTTTGTCGCGCGTGGCTATCGTCGATTTTGACGTGCACCACGGCAACGGGACGCAGCACCAGTTTGAGCGCGACCCGAACGTGTTCTTCTGCAGCATTCACCAGGATCCGAATACGCTTTATCCGGGATCGGGCTTTGAATGGGAAAGGGGACAGGGCGACGCCGTCGGCACGACGCTCAACGTTCCGATGGCCGCGGGCAGCGGCGATGCGGAGTACAAACGGGCTTTTGAGGAGGTGATTCTTCCGGCGGTCGCTGATTTCAAGCCGGAGTTCATCCTGGTTTCGGCTGGTTTTGACGGTCATCGGGGGGATCCGCTCGCATATATTCAGCTCAGCACCGCATGCTATCACTGGATGACGCACCGCCTGGTCGAGTTGGCGGGCGAGGTTGCGCGACATCGCCTGGTCAGCACCCTGGAGGGGGGCTACAACCTGGATGCGCTGGCCGACTCGACGCAGGCGCATGTTGAAGCGTTGATGAATGGGTGA
- a CDS encoding thermonuclease family protein produces MRRKTRKASGTRRPDIWLPFWRRRGVGLVFLLVLATVILFERFGLFGGPGGREQPAAIIAGTDHDRYNNRTFTCIKVIDGDTLYIDAPDGNKSYTSVRLIGVDTPEVDESLGRPTYFGAEASAFTRSQAEGKPVRIVLKEKETRDRFRRLLAYVYLGDGTTMLNEEIIAQGYGYAYTTYPHPWTPRFIDLERRARKQKRGLWKEVTTERMPQWRRKLEEPR; encoded by the coding sequence GTGCGACGTAAAACCCGAAAAGCCAGTGGCACGCGTCGGCCTGACATCTGGCTGCCGTTCTGGCGGCGACGAGGGGTCGGGCTGGTTTTTCTACTGGTTCTGGCGACGGTCATCCTGTTTGAGCGGTTCGGCCTGTTTGGCGGGCCCGGTGGGCGCGAGCAGCCTGCCGCGATCATCGCCGGCACGGACCACGACCGCTACAACAATCGCACTTTCACCTGCATCAAGGTCATCGACGGCGACACGTTATATATTGATGCCCCCGACGGCAACAAGTCGTATACGTCCGTTCGACTGATCGGCGTGGACACACCCGAGGTCGATGAGAGCCTTGGGCGGCCGACTTATTTCGGGGCTGAGGCCTCGGCGTTCACCCGCTCGCAGGCGGAGGGCAAACCGGTCAGAATCGTGTTGAAGGAAAAGGAGACTCGCGACCGGTTTCGCCGGCTGCTGGCGTACGTGTACCTAGGCGACGGTACGACGATGCTTAACGAGGAGATCATTGCCCAGGGCTACGGTTACGCTTACACGACGTATCCGCACCCGTGGACGCCGCGGTTCATCGATCTTGAAAGACGGGCCCGCAAGCAGAAACGGGGCTTGTGGAAGGAAGTCACAACGGAACGGATGCCACAGTGGCGGCGGAAGCTCGAAGAGCCGAGGTAG
- a CDS encoding SDR family oxidoreductase — translation MSTYLVTGGGGFIGSHIVHRLAADGQRVRVLDNFSTGKRANLAAVSKDIEIIEGDLRSMDDCRKACEGVEIIFHEGALPSVPKSVADPRSSHDCNINGTFNILMAARDCGCRRVIYAASSSAYGDQVESPKRESMRPAPLSPYAVNKLVGEYYLKAFHLCYGLETISLRYFNVFGPRQDPKSQYAAAIPAFVTAILNDKPPTIHGDGEQTRDFTYIDNVVHANMLAAQAPRLSGEVINIACAESVSVNRTIRLINELLGKDVKPIYTDVRPGDVKHSLADISLARKIIGFEPVVKFDEGLRRAIEWYRGNL, via the coding sequence ATGTCAACATATCTTGTCACCGGCGGCGGGGGCTTCATCGGATCGCACATCGTTCATCGGCTGGCGGCCGACGGGCAGAGGGTCCGCGTTCTGGACAACTTCTCGACCGGCAAGCGGGCCAACCTGGCCGCGGTGAGCAAGGATATCGAGATTATCGAGGGCGATCTTCGATCGATGGACGATTGTCGCAAGGCCTGCGAAGGCGTTGAGATCATCTTTCACGAGGGGGCCTTGCCGTCGGTGCCCAAGTCGGTGGCCGACCCGCGGTCCTCGCACGACTGCAACATCAACGGCACGTTCAATATTCTGATGGCGGCCCGTGATTGCGGCTGCCGCCGGGTGATCTACGCCGCCAGCAGCAGCGCCTACGGCGACCAGGTGGAGTCTCCCAAGCGTGAATCGATGCGGCCGGCCCCGCTGAGCCCGTATGCGGTCAATAAGCTGGTGGGGGAGTACTACCTGAAGGCCTTTCATTTGTGTTACGGCCTGGAGACGATCTCGCTGCGGTATTTCAACGTGTTCGGCCCGCGGCAGGATCCCAAGAGCCAGTACGCAGCGGCCATTCCGGCGTTTGTGACGGCGATTCTCAATGACAAGCCGCCGACGATCCATGGTGACGGCGAGCAGACCCGCGATTTCACGTACATCGACAACGTGGTTCACGCGAACATGCTGGCGGCTCAGGCTCCCAGGCTCAGTGGCGAGGTGATCAACATTGCCTGTGCCGAGAGCGTGAGCGTCAACCGGACGATCCGGCTGATCAACGAGTTGCTCGGCAAGGATGTCAAGCCGATCTACACCGATGTTCGTCCGGGCGACGTGAAGCACTCGCTGGCCGACATCAGCCTGGCCCGCAAGATCATCGGCTTCGAGCCGGTGGTGAAGTTCGACGAGGGGTTGCGGCGGGCGATTGAGTGGTATCGGGGGAACCTGTGA
- a CDS encoding NAD(P)-dependent oxidoreductase, translating into MSEASRLKIVVTERASEAAMARLAAVGDVVVLPKCDEASLIEAAATADAMVVRTYSLINAKVIEAAKAGGRLKVIGRGGVGLDNIDLKAALDAGIKVVYTPAASTHAVADLVVGLIIALQRRVVENDKGMRGGEFDSIRSVRPRAKELRHQTVGVIGMGRIGTAVGFRLANGFGTRIIYHDIREIGWLPFPAESKSSHEAVYAEADVVTLHVPLTKLTRGMIDADALASFKQGSYLVNAARGPVVVARALAEALESGHLAGAAVDVHDPEPPPADYPLLAAPNCVLTAHIGARSPEGLAAMDDVVDDVIAVLQGKEPNWPAGPELIE; encoded by the coding sequence ATGAGTGAAGCATCCCGATTGAAGATTGTGGTGACCGAGCGGGCCAGCGAGGCGGCGATGGCCCGGCTGGCGGCCGTCGGCGACGTCGTTGTGCTTCCCAAATGCGATGAAGCCAGTCTGATTGAGGCGGCTGCAACGGCGGACGCAATGGTTGTGCGGACGTACTCGTTGATCAACGCGAAGGTGATCGAGGCGGCAAAGGCGGGTGGACGGCTGAAGGTCATTGGTCGGGGCGGAGTGGGTCTGGACAATATCGACCTGAAGGCGGCGCTGGATGCCGGCATCAAGGTGGTTTACACGCCAGCCGCTTCGACGCACGCGGTTGCCGATCTGGTGGTGGGGCTGATTATTGCGCTGCAGCGGCGGGTGGTGGAGAACGATAAGGGGATGCGGGGCGGCGAGTTCGATTCCATCCGGTCAGTCAGGCCCAGGGCCAAGGAGCTTCGCCACCAGACGGTGGGCGTGATCGGCATGGGTCGGATTGGGACGGCCGTGGGTTTTCGACTGGCCAACGGTTTCGGGACTCGGATCATCTATCATGACATCCGCGAGATCGGATGGCTGCCGTTTCCGGCCGAGAGCAAGAGCAGCCACGAGGCGGTGTATGCTGAGGCCGACGTGGTTACCCTGCACGTGCCGCTCACGAAGTTGACGCGAGGAATGATTGATGCTGATGCACTGGCGTCGTTCAAGCAGGGCTCATACCTGGTCAACGCTGCTCGCGGGCCGGTTGTGGTGGCAAGGGCGCTGGCCGAAGCTTTGGAATCGGGGCATCTGGCCGGAGCGGCGGTCGACGTGCACGATCCTGAGCCGCCGCCGGCGGATTACCCGCTTCTGGCAGCGCCCAATTGCGTGTTGACCGCGCACATTGGAGCCCGCAGCCCCGAGGGCTTGGCGGCCATGGACGACGTGGTCGACGATGTCATTGCGGTTCTGCAGGGCAAGGAGCCGAACTGGCCCGCCGGCCCAGAGTTGATTGAGTAA
- the cysC gene encoding adenylyl-sulfate kinase translates to MTEIKATNITWHEGHVSRADREKLLGQKGATIWFTGLSGSGKSTIAFTVEHALVERGHLAYVADGDNIRHGLNKNLGFSAADREENIRRIGEVAKLFADAGCIILTSFISPYRKDRDQARKIHEEAGLAFIEVFVDVPIEKCEQRDPKGLYKKARDALAAGKGMGFTGVDDPYEPPLKPELVIHNDKVTPQEAATQVLDYLQQKGLLTK, encoded by the coding sequence ATGACGGAGATCAAGGCAACAAACATCACTTGGCATGAAGGTCACGTCAGTCGGGCCGACCGCGAAAAGCTCCTCGGGCAGAAAGGCGCGACCATCTGGTTTACCGGCCTCAGCGGCTCCGGCAAGAGCACCATCGCCTTCACGGTCGAACACGCCCTCGTCGAGCGAGGCCACTTGGCCTACGTGGCCGACGGCGACAACATCCGCCACGGCCTGAATAAGAATCTGGGGTTCTCCGCCGCCGACCGCGAGGAGAACATCCGCCGCATCGGCGAGGTCGCCAAGCTCTTCGCCGACGCCGGCTGCATCATACTCACCAGCTTCATCAGCCCTTACCGCAAGGACCGCGACCAGGCCCGTAAAATCCACGAAGAGGCAGGCCTGGCCTTTATCGAGGTCTTCGTCGACGTCCCGATCGAGAAATGCGAACAGCGCGACCCGAAGGGCCTTTACAAGAAGGCCCGCGACGCACTCGCCGCCGGCAAGGGCATGGGCTTTACCGGCGTGGACGACCCCTATGAGCCCCCGCTCAAGCCCGAACTGGTCATCCATAACGACAAGGTGACCCCGCAAGAGGCCGCCACCCAGGTCCTGGACTACCTGCAACAGAAGGGCCTGTTGACCAAGTAG
- a CDS encoding M20/M25/M40 family metallo-hydrolase — MPKLDPAAVDFVSHLAGSDGYATYLRDTLLSLCAVDTAPDSDLASTASREQQLFDLIQREVEGLRDCSGEVERPPIDPAIESEPAYTAPGYAADRRGRVPPAEQVYAGRTNLVVIFDGNPGTNPRPVVQHAHVDIVPFWTAPRAVGHRVVGRGACDNKAQVAVLLAQMRLLDELQRHLGRQGRRGRVYQFVIDEEIGGNGSLSLAMDPRFSGCPMIVHECTGLVPYCAHRGCVYYRCRLSVGNGTEGNALKMVPYVVTALDEEGRRFQEETRHPLFGLEHVQANPGILGPYGRTPGTVCDHVAVVVALGSQASPEEAAVSIERCLADSLRAYCRRHGDKTVILDAATGKPMLEKHFSVECVSQSGPPGFRIDVFGVGGHMGALSECDNAITKAAYMLRGLLDSADIPLRDVIVRLADADEEAAEVVLEGGQGFTPCHRMEDIEARLAAAARRGAMDCSAACGFRFDESMIEMSFDRLHNDAYAADPGIEPMRALLAAREAVGLPPVEVVGWRTSCDARLYHARGYPVAIFGAGRLDVAHSDHEYVDIAEMQQALAISTLAVWSMMM; from the coding sequence ATGCCAAAGCTCGACCCGGCGGCTGTTGACTTCGTGAGCCACCTAGCCGGCAGCGATGGTTATGCGACGTACCTACGTGATACGTTGCTGAGTCTGTGTGCGGTGGACACGGCGCCCGATTCAGACTTGGCCTCAACCGCATCACGAGAACAGCAGCTTTTTGACCTGATTCAGCGAGAAGTTGAGGGCTTGCGTGATTGCAGCGGGGAAGTGGAACGTCCGCCTATCGACCCCGCGATCGAGTCAGAGCCGGCGTACACCGCGCCGGGATACGCGGCTGATCGGCGGGGGCGGGTGCCGCCGGCTGAACAGGTCTATGCAGGCCGGACGAACCTGGTGGTTATCTTCGACGGGAACCCCGGTACGAACCCACGACCGGTGGTTCAACACGCTCACGTGGACATTGTGCCATTCTGGACGGCACCGCGAGCGGTGGGGCATCGCGTCGTCGGGCGCGGGGCGTGCGACAACAAGGCCCAGGTAGCGGTGCTTCTGGCACAGATGCGCCTGTTGGACGAGTTGCAGCGTCATCTGGGGCGTCAGGGCCGGCGCGGGCGCGTGTACCAGTTTGTCATTGACGAGGAGATTGGCGGAAACGGCTCGCTGTCGCTGGCGATGGACCCGCGGTTTTCGGGTTGCCCAATGATCGTGCACGAGTGTACGGGGCTTGTTCCCTACTGTGCCCACCGGGGGTGTGTGTACTATCGATGCCGGTTGTCGGTCGGCAACGGCACCGAGGGCAACGCGTTGAAAATGGTTCCGTACGTTGTCACGGCGCTGGATGAGGAGGGTCGTCGCTTCCAGGAGGAGACGCGCCATCCGCTGTTCGGGCTCGAGCACGTTCAGGCGAACCCGGGCATCCTGGGTCCTTACGGCAGGACGCCCGGAACGGTCTGTGATCATGTGGCGGTGGTGGTGGCTCTGGGTTCGCAGGCAAGTCCAGAAGAGGCTGCGGTGAGCATCGAGCGATGCCTGGCGGATTCGCTAAGGGCATATTGTCGCAGACATGGCGACAAGACCGTCATACTTGACGCGGCCACCGGCAAGCCGATGCTTGAGAAGCACTTCTCGGTTGAATGCGTCTCTCAGTCAGGGCCGCCTGGGTTTCGCATCGATGTTTTCGGCGTTGGCGGGCACATGGGTGCTTTGTCTGAATGCGACAACGCGATCACCAAGGCAGCGTACATGTTGCGTGGTCTTCTCGATTCGGCGGATATCCCTTTGCGGGATGTGATCGTTCGACTGGCCGATGCGGATGAGGAGGCGGCCGAGGTTGTGCTCGAGGGTGGGCAGGGGTTCACACCCTGTCATCGTATGGAGGACATCGAAGCTCGACTGGCGGCGGCGGCGCGGCGAGGGGCGATGGATTGCAGCGCGGCTTGCGGTTTCCGTTTTGACGAGAGCATGATCGAAATGAGCTTTGACCGGCTGCACAATGATGCCTACGCGGCCGACCCAGGCATCGAGCCGATGCGGGCTCTGCTGGCCGCTCGCGAGGCGGTCGGGTTGCCGCCGGTCGAGGTCGTCGGTTGGCGGACGAGTTGCGACGCCCGGTTGTACCATGCTCGGGGGTATCCCGTGGCCATCTTCGGGGCCGGCCGTCTCGATGTTGCTCATAGCGATCACGAATACGTGGATATCGCCGAGATGCAGCAGGCCCTGGCGATCAGCACGCTGGCTGTGTGGAGCATGATGATGTAG
- a CDS encoding DUF547 domain-containing protein: MRLSTREPGCRWVAVVWLAAIVGCTQPDIRPETALLERPYRYSDRDWARVLQAYVRNGLVDYVGLAAHPEDLDRYYALLSVTGPASTPDQFPTRAAATAYWVNAFNAMVLKVVLQHYPARSVYDVSLPRLETEYTFRVDRRIVTLAEVEQEMLRASDNDVRTLFATSRAAVSTPLLGQEPIRAEALDQQLAAAAAKALDDPRILQIDSATHSIYVWQLILRRRNDFEDYWRSRRRASTGKLLDSLADMASPRRRQALRAAVGYSFRPIRFDGTLNAVDQPRLQVVP; the protein is encoded by the coding sequence GTGAGACTATCGACAAGGGAGCCGGGTTGCAGATGGGTCGCGGTCGTCTGGCTGGCCGCGATCGTCGGCTGCACGCAACCGGACATTCGTCCGGAGACAGCACTGTTGGAGCGGCCCTACCGGTACTCCGACCGTGATTGGGCCCGCGTGCTTCAGGCTTATGTGCGAAACGGCCTTGTTGATTACGTCGGGTTGGCGGCGCACCCCGAGGATCTGGACCGTTACTACGCGCTGCTGAGCGTGACCGGCCCTGCCAGCACGCCGGATCAGTTTCCCACGCGTGCGGCGGCGACGGCTTACTGGGTTAATGCTTTCAATGCGATGGTGTTGAAGGTGGTCCTGCAGCACTACCCCGCCCGATCCGTGTACGACGTGTCGTTGCCACGGCTGGAGACGGAATACACCTTCCGCGTGGATCGGCGAATCGTGACCCTTGCGGAAGTCGAGCAGGAGATGCTTCGAGCCAGCGATAATGACGTTCGGACGTTGTTTGCAACGAGTCGCGCGGCGGTCAGCACGCCGCTTCTGGGTCAGGAGCCGATCCGCGCTGAGGCGCTCGATCAACAATTGGCGGCGGCGGCGGCGAAGGCTTTGGATGATCCGCGCATCCTGCAAATCGATTCGGCCACTCATTCGATCTATGTCTGGCAACTCATCCTGCGACGTCGGAATGATTTCGAGGATTACTGGCGCAGCCGCCGGCGGGCGTCGACAGGCAAGCTGCTTGACTCGCTTGCGGACATGGCTTCGCCAAGGCGGAGACAGGCTCTGCGGGCCGCGGTTGGGTATTCATTCCGCCCCATCCGGTTCGACGGCACACTGAATGCCGTGGATCAGCCGCGGTTGCAGGTTGTGCCGTGA